One window from the genome of Periophthalmus magnuspinnatus isolate fPerMag1 chromosome 18, fPerMag1.2.pri, whole genome shotgun sequence encodes:
- the ctc1 gene encoding CST complex subunit CTC1 isoform X2, whose amino-acid sequence MAELRRVLDQFRGCTDAESQWLQELFVFVRAHLCSGPAPSDDVRTSVSELSLALVKILQETSASGSLPVSYRLVSVSELVSLQRLPCVSCLSWTTNQHRAWAREAEQIPGLRPFPRVKLLLIGWLCRGRGPDLSLKDATGELSCQVPAWSQGLDQGLDQGLDQGLDQGLDQGLARAVFLPHWNYIPHDAPGRGHLELIGRPLSLCPAPQGQGLASKAEGAGSLSVNQAATLLLQHKSRTRRRGDGGHVSQRRVSVRGLVSAVCPLLDIGGTTFFIFSLTQNNTTINVLVKDTSCRLWWSRSVHVGMSVHVTQLRACTLRSWNRNSVLSATGQSELTVHPADQSQPSVHPTDQSQPSVHPTDQSQPSVHPADQSQPSVHPTDQSQPSFHPADQSQPSVHPADQSQPSVHPADQSQRVFEEMQTQDQSEAEALPRDQSGLRRSSVINYKGTVTEVLSRGAGLYVIDRKVGLCLANQPLPLRAIRPGDTLQISNVHVLRRPSPDHAPIMLCCCLRSSVTVTAFSPGYRGDEEESCPGDGVLLRLLLHKDVGVAMYLWMCHVTTCLRDSLSPQKEQCVCLLSWKILETVTGPRKSRRRDIYGEMMDTPHTCTVSKYGSASSLPHVLSVSSLRSSLLSHCWSSLSLHSLLPPDGQSLNCSQLNAAISWSHVVLGSDPGDQRPDQRPDQRPDQRPDQRPDQRPDQRPDQRPDQRPPADFTLRERPLLLVGMLHLPSPGSEAQSLELRDSTGTVTCVVTEAGPDRGLDQDPERDSPREQTAAFSTAWIGCLVCVRHFTMVTERFIQSEFPSFRHLDQEHFISRKDARIYLQFSLDQVTVLSPSVSMAIQLRQGAGPGSDASGEELEPEERKRKRRRDEEEGEATVCVSVVIRVEQKEGVALRNVEAGRTLSFNLKTAVIGPVVCWGRDPKNHPITEREVTAGENKRLSLSFSGASSRWFPLLQDGRYYRLLALDTQDPSVLIGCAVTGQTGVELHADSALHVHPDWRFHTVPRPQTTPPESCDLISLSDVINSRSDLVSFCGLVLERVGVTDRSQDFAHTGVRLTVCDHSGRSLQVYLELSHAPFSPGLLPGNTLSLSRVQRKVSRSQRENHLIYKLITEDRAAHQ is encoded by the exons ATGGCGGAGCTGAGGCGGGTCCTGGACCAGTTCAGAGGCTGCACTGACGCG GAGTCTCAGTGGCTCCAggagctgtttgtgtttgtccgAGCTCACCTGTGcagtggccccgccccctcag atgacgtcaggACTTCAGTGTCGGAGCTGAGTTTGGCGCTGGTGAAGATCCTCCAGGAAACTTCAGCCTCCGGATCTCTACCTGTGTCCTACAG GTTGGTTTCTGTGTCGGAGCTTGTGTCTCTGCAGCGTCTGCCCTGCGTCAGCTGCCTCTCCTGGACGACCAATCAGCATCGAGCGTGGGCCCGGGAGGCGGAGCAGATCCCTGGACTCCGCCCATTCCCCCGAGTGAAGCTGCTGCTGATTGGATGGCTGTGCAGGGGGCGTGGCCCGGACCTCAGTCTGAAGGACGCCACTGGAGAACTCAGCTGTCAG GTCCCTGCATGGTCCCagggtctggaccagggtctggaccagggtctggaccagggtctggaccagggtctggaccagggtctGGCCCGAGCCGTGTTTCTGCCGCACTGGAACTACATCCCCCATGATGCACCGGGACGGGGGCATCTGGAGCTGATTGGCCGTCCTCTGTCACTGTGCCCCGCCCCTCAGGGGCAGGGATTGGCCAGCAAggcggagggggcggggtctctGAGTGTCAATCAAGCGGCGACTCTTCTGCTGCAGCACAAGAGCAG GACGCGGCGCCGTGGCGATGGCGGACACGTCTCACAGCGGCGCGTCTCAGTCAGGGGCCTGGTCTCTGCAGTTTGCCCCCTACTGGACATCGGTGGAACCACATTCTTCATCTTTTctctgacacaaaacaacacgacCATCAACGTCCTCGTCAAG GACACTTCATGTCGGCTGTGGTGGAGCAGGAGCGTGCACGTGGGCATGAGCGTGCACGTGACACAGCTGCGAGCGTGCACGTTACGCAGCTGGAACAGGAACAGCGTCCTGAGCGCCACCGGCCAATCAGAGCTCACCGTTCACCCGgcagaccaatcacagccctCCGTTCACCCGacagaccaatcacagccctCCGTTCACCCGacagaccaatcacagccctCCGTTCACCCGgcagaccaatcacagccctCCGTTCACCCGacagaccaatcacagccctCCTTTCACCCGgcagaccaatcacagccctCCGTTCACCCGgcagaccaatcacagccctCCGTTCACCCggcagaccaatcacagcgcgTCTTTGAAGAGATGCAAACCCAGGACCAATCAGAGGCTGAGGCTTTGCCCAGGGACCAATCAGGACTGAGACGCTCCTCTGTCATCAACTACAAG GGCACTGTCACGGAGGTCCTGAgcagaggggcggggctttACGTGATTGACAGAAAGGTGGGACTGTGTTTGGCCAATCAGCCGCTGCCGTTGAGAGCCATTAGACCCGGGGACACTTTACAG ATCTCAAACGTGCACGTTCTGCGGAGGCCGAGCCCAGACCACGCTCCCATCATGCTTTGCTGCTGTCTGCGGTCCAGCGTCACGGTAACGGCCTTCAGTCCCGGTTACCgcggagacgaggaggagagttGCCCTGGAGACGGAGTTTTGCTGCGGTTACTGCTGCACAAGGACGTGGGCGTGGCCATGTACCTGTGGATGTGTCACGTGACCACATGCCTCAGAGacag CCTGAGTCCTCAgaaggagcagtgtgtgtgtcttttgtcgTGGAAGATTCTGGAGACTGTGACTGGACCCAGAAAGTCCCGACGCCGCGACATCTACGGCGAGATGATGGACACGCCCCACACCTGCACCGTCTCCAAG TACGGCTCCGCCTCCTCGCTGCCGCACGTGCTCAGTGTGTCGTCGCTCCGCTCCTCGCTGCTCTCGCACTGCTGGTCCTCCCTCAGTCTGCACTCTCTACTACCCCCCGATGGACAGAGTCTGAACTGCAGCCAGCTCAACGCAGCCATCTCCTGGTCCCATGTCGTCCTCGGATCAGACCCCggggaccagagaccggaccagagaccggaccagagaccggaccagagaccggaccagagaccggaccagagaccggaccagagaccggaccagagaccggaccagagaccaccTGCAGACTTCACCTTGAG agagcgccccctgctgctggTGGGGATGCTGCACCTCCCGTCTCCAGGATCTGAGGCTCAGAGTCTGGAGCTCCGAGACTCCACCGGGACCGTGACCTGTGTGGTGACAGAGGCGGGACCGGACCGGGGTCTAGATCAGGACCCGGAGCGGGACTCGCCTCGGGAGCAGACGGCCGCCTTCAGCACGGCCTGGATCG GCTGCCTGGTCTGTGTGCGTCACTTCACCATGGTAACGGAGAGGTTCATCCAATCTGAGTTCCCCTCCTTCAGACACCTGGATCAAGAGCACTTCATCTCCCGCAAAGATGCCag gaTTTACCTCCAGTTCTCGCTCGACCAGGTGACTGTGCTCAGCCCGTCCGTTTCCATGGCGATTCAGCTGcgtcagggggcggggcctggtaGTGATGCGAGTGGCGAGGAGTTGGAGCCCgaggaaaggaagaggaagaggagacgagaTGAAGAAG AGGGCGAAGCCACAGTCTGCGTCTCCGTGGTGATTAGGGTGGAGCAGAAAGAGGGTGTGGCCTTGAGGAACGTGGAGGCGGGGCGCACGCTGTCATTCAACCTCAAAACCGCTGTGATTGGCCCGGTCGTCTGCTGGGGGCGGGATCCAAAGAACCATCCAATCACAGAGCGAGAAGTCACAGCGGGAGAAAATAAG AGGCTGAGTCTGTCGTTCTCTGGAGCGTCCTCTCGCTGGTTCCCTCTACTGCAGGACGGACGCTACTACAGACTGTTGGCTCTCGACactcag GATCCgagcgttctgattggctgtgctgTTACTGGGCAGACGGGGGTGGAGCTTCATGCTGACTCTGCCCTCCATGTGCACCCTGATTGGAGGTTTCACACTGTGCCCCGCCCCCAAACCACCCctccagagtcatgtgacctcatCAGTTTGAGCGACGTCATCAACTCCAG gtcagatctggtgAGTTTTTGTGGTCTGGTTTTGGAGAGAGTTGGAGTCACTGACAGGAGCCAGGACTTTGCACATAcag GTGTGCGCCTGACGGTGTGTGACCACAGTGGGCGGAGTCTGCAGGTGTACCTGGAGCTGAGCCACGCCCCCTTCAGCCCGGGCCTGTTGCCTGGCAACACCCTGAGCCTCAGTCGTGTGCAGAGGAAGGTCTCCAG aagccagcgTGAGAACCATttaatctacaaactaatcacagaggaCAGAGCTGCTCACCAGTGA